The Aeromonas jandaei genomic interval CGAGAACGTGCAACAGATGGAGCAGCGACTGGCCAAAGAGATCCCGCAAGACGCCTATAGCCGCTTGACCAATGCGGCGCTGATAGCCATCGGCCAGCTGGAACGAGCCGATGCCCGCCCCCGCTCACTGGGTCTGGGATCTCCTGACGAGTATCTGCTGCGCGCCCTGCGTCAGGGGCTCGCTCAGGAGAAGATACGGCTGGAGCAGGGGCTCGCCTTTCTCGCCTCGGTGGGATCAGCAGCCCCCTTTATCGGGCTGTTTGGCACCGTCTGGGGCATCTATCACGCCCTGCTTGCCATCGGCGCCGCTGGCCAGAGCAGCCTCGACAAGGTAGCCGGCCCGGTTGGCGAGGCACTGATCATGACCGGCTTTGGTCTGGCTGTCGCCCTGCCCGCCGTGCTGGTCTACAACTTCTTCGTGCGACGCAACCGCCTGAAAATGGCTGAGCTGGATGCCTTTGCCCACGACCTGTTTGCCCTGCTGCTGACCGGTTTTGAACCGGCGGCAAGCAATGTCACCCGCCTTGCCCAGCGCTCAGCCAAAACGGGAGGTCAATAATGGCATTCGGTTCCCTGCCCGGCGATGAGGATGAGCAGCCCCTCAGCGAAATCAACATGATCCCGATGATCGATGTGATGCTGGTGCTGCTTATCGTCTTTATGATCACCGCGCCCCTGCTCACCAACGCGGTCAAACTCGATCTGCCCAAGGCGAGCAGCCAGCTCAATCAGCCCAAACCGGAGGCGATCACTCTCTCCATCGACAGCGCGGGCAAGACCTACTGGAACGAGCAGGAGGTGGATGAAACGGCGCTGCTGGCCCGCATGGAGAGCGCCAGCAAAGCTCCCGGCGAGTTGCCCGAGATCCAGCTGCGCATCGACCGACGGGTCGAATATGGCACCATCGCCAACGTCATGGCAGCTGCGTCTCGCCACGGCCTGCACAAGATCGCGTTGGTCAGCCAGCCACAGAACGAATGAACGCCCTGCAAAGGCGATATCGGGTGCTCGGGCTGATAGAGGCTCGGCACCTGCCCCGTGCTGGGGTAAGATAGCGGCCATCGTTTTATCCCCGCCCCGCCGGGGCAGATCACAGGTACGCCATTGAACCGATTTACCCCATCCAGTGCGACGAACGGCCGCGAGCAGCAGGTCTTTACCGTCACCCGCCTCAACAGCGCCGTGCGCATGATCCTGGAGCAGGATCTGGGGCTGGTGTGGCTGACCGGCGAACTCTCCAATCTGGCGATGCCAAGCTCCGGTCACTGGTACTTCTCCCTCAAGGACATGTCGGCGCAGGTGCGCTGCGCCATGTTCAAGGGCAACAACCGGCGGGTGGCCTTCCGCCCGCAGGATGGCATGCAGGTGCTGGTGCAGGCGCGGGTCTCCCTCTATGAGCCGCGCGGCGACTACCAGCTGATCATCGAGTCGATGCAGCCCGCAGGCGATGGCGTGCTGGCGCTGCGTTTTGAAGAGCTCAAGCGCCGTCTCGGCGCCGAGGGACTGTTTGACGAAGGCCGCAAGCGGCCGCTGCCCCGTGAACCGCGGGCGGTGGGCCTTGTCACCTCCGCCACTGGCGCCGCCCTGCACGATATGCTGACGGTGCTTAAACGGCGCGCGCCGGATCTGCCGGTCTTTATCTACCCGACTCAGGTGCAGGGGAGCGCCGCCATCAGCCAGATCGTCGCGGCGATCGCCAAAGCGAACCAGCGCGCCGAGGTGAATGTGCTGATCGTCGGGCGTGGCGGCGGCTCGCTCGAAGATCTCTGGTGCTTCAACGAAGAGGCGGTGGCGCGTGCCATTGCCCACTCTGCCATCCCTGTGGTGAGCGCAGTGGGCCACGAGGTGGATGTCACCATCAGCGACTTTGCCGCCGACTTGCGCGCCCCTACCCCGTCGGCTGCCGCCGAGCTGGTGGCGCCGGATCAGAGCGCCCGTGCCCAGCGTCTGGTTCACCTCAAGCAGCGGCTGCTGCAGGCGATGAGCCGCCAGCAGACCGCCGCCCGCCACGATTTCATCCTGCTGCAAAAACGGCTCGACCATCAGGATCCGAAACGGCGGCTGGAGCAGCAATCCCAGCGCCTCGACGAGCTATCTACTCGTTTGCAGCAGCTGCTACGCCAGCGGCTGCATCAGGGTGAGCGGCGCCTCGCCAACCTTGAGCTGCGCCTGCAGGGCAAAAGTCCGGAGCGCCTCTTGGCAGCTGGCAAGCGCCGCCACCAGCTGGCCGAGGAGCGGCTTCATGCCCTGATTGCCAAGCGGCAAGACCTTGCGAGCCACCGCCTCGCCATGCTCACCGCCCGCCTCGACGGGGTGAGCCCGCTCGCCACTCTGGGGCGCGGTTACTCCATCACCCGCACTGCGCGTGGTGAAGTCATCAGCCGCGCCGATCAGGTCAGCAGCGGCGACCAGCTCGTCACCACTCTGGCGCAAGGGAGCCTGCAGGTGCGGGTCGAGGAAGTTATCAAAGACTCTGCGCAGTAGAGCGGCTGCATCAAACCACCAGCCAATCTGCTATTCAGCTCGGCAATCTGCCAAAAACAAAGGCCACCACCGCAAACACGGTGGTGGCCTTTTTGGTCTCGGGTGCTTGCGACCTCACCCCTTGGCGCGGCGGGCGACCAGGGTGAACTTGTAATCATCGCTCTTGAAGAAGTTGCGACTGAACTCGAACACGGTGCCATCTTGCAAGAAGCCACGGGAGACCTTCTCGATAATGGGCTTGGCCGGGTCGATACCGAGCGCCTCCACTACCTGCGCCGAGGGGAGCACCGGAATGATCTCCTGCTCGCTGCGGTCGATCACCAGCTGCTTCACCTCTTCGATGTAGTGGTACTTCGAGCCCTGCATCACCGCGTAGCTGAGATCGGGGAAGAGAGCGAGCGGCATCCAGGTCTCCTCCAGCGTTACCGCGATCTGGCGAATAAAGCGCACCCGCTTGACGTAATAGACCAGCGCACCCTCCACCAGATTGAGCCGATCGGCCAGCTCGCTGCTCGCCTTGATCACCTCGAAGGCGAGAATGTCGCTGTGGGTCTCGGCCGCCGGATCGGTCACCTTCTCATAGAGGCTGGTGAGCTGATAGATGTCGTAGTTCACCTTCTCCTGGCGCACGTAGCTGCCACTGCCCTGAATGCTCTCGATGACGTTGAGTTCGGTCAGCTGCTTGAGGGCCTGACGCACCGTCACCCGGCTCACCCCGAACTGCTCGCGCAGCTCGGCTTCGGTGGGCAGGGCATCGCCGGGGGCCAGCTCCCCTTGCGCAATCCACTGCTGGATGGTGTCGGCTATCTGGCGATACATGGGTTTTTTCGACACGAAAGGCCACCTCGTCGGCTCTGCGCCATGATAAATGGAAGAGGCGCCATTCTACCCCAGTTGCCCGGCAGACAAAACGGCTCAGCCTCATTTGACCTAACAAATCCCCTTGACCAAACAATACAAAAACAATACAAATAACGAATTGTATGATACCACTCACAAAAATCAGTCGGCCGGTTTGTTAGCATCGCTGTCACTTTCACCATGACGGCTTGCTGGCAAGCCAACCTGACAGAGGATCATCATGAACCTGACCAGTCTTACCGGCCCCCATCTCATCACGCTGCAAACCCGGTTTGCCGATCGGGATGCGGCCATCCATGCCCTGGCTGATCGGCTCGATCAGGCCGGCAAGCTGCACGACAAGGCCGCCTTTCTGGCCGCGGTCATGGCCCGCGAGGCGCAGGGCCCCACCGCCCTTGGCGAAGGGCTGGCGGTGCCCCACGGCAAGTGCGATGCGGTACGCGAAGCGGCCTTTGCCGTCGCCACCCTGAGCGAGGAGCTGGGCTGGGAGGGGATCGATGGTCCCGAGCCGGTCAACCTGATCTTCATGCTGGCGATCCCGACCGATCAGGCGGGTTCCACCCATATGCAGTTGCTCACCACCCTCACCACCGCTCTGGTGGATGACGATACCCGCGAGGCGGTGCTGGCGGCCCAAAGTGCCGAGCAGCTGATGGCGCTGCTCGATGGCGAAGGGGATAGCAACAAGCAACCAGCAAAAGAAGACAATTTAGATACAAATAAACCCACAGTGGTCTGTGTCACCGCCTGTCCGGCGGGGATCGCCCACACCTATATGGCCGCCGAGTATCTGGAAAAGGCGGGGCGCAAGCTGGGCATTCGGGTACTGGTCGAGAAGCAGGGTGCCAATGGCATCGAGGATCGCCTGCCGCAAGAAGCGCTCGATGCCGCGGTGGCCTGCATCTTCGCCGCCGAGGTGGCCATCAAGGAGCAGGAGCGTTTCGCCGGTATCCCCCGTATCGAGACGCCGGTGGCCGAGCCCATCCGCCATGCCGAGCGGATCCTCAATGATGCGCTGGAAGCGGCCAAGGCCGGTCGCACCGCCCCGACGCCAAACCCCAGCCAGAGCGACGCGCCGACCGGCAAGAAGGTGAGCCTCAAGACCGAGCTCAAGCAGGCGCTGCTGAGCGGTATCTCCTTTGCCGTACCGCTGATCGTGGCAGGCGGTACCGTGCTCGCCGTCTCTGTGCTGCTGGCCCAGATCTTCGGCCTGCAACATCTGTTTGACACCGAGAACTCCTGGCTCTGGATGTACCGCAAGCTGGGCGGCGGCATGCTGGGCACCCTGATGGTACCGGTACTGGCGGCCTATACCGCCTACTCTCTGGCAGACAAACCGGCGCTGGGCCCGGGCTTTGCGGCGGGACTGGCCGCCAACATGATTGGCTCCGGTTTTCTCGGCGGCGTGGTCGGTGGTCTTATCGCCGGTTACCTGATGCGCTGGGTCAAGCAGCATGTGCGCCTCAGCCCCAACTTCAACGGCTTTCTCACCTTTTACCTCTATCCGGTGATCGGCACCCTGGTAGCGGGCAGCCTGATGCTGTTTGTCATCGGCCAGCCGGTGGCCTGGCTCAACAACAGCCTCACCGAGTGGCTCAACGGCCTCTCCGGCACCAATGCGCTGGTACTGGGCGCCCTGCTCGGCTTTATGTGCTCGTTTGACTTGGGTGGCCCGGTCAACAAGGCGGCCTACGCTTTCTGCCTCGGCGCCATGGCCAACGGGGTCTACGGCCCCTACGCCATCTTCGGCGCGGTCAAGATGGTCTCGGCCTTTACCGTCACTGCCTCCACCCTGCTGGCGCCACGCCTGTTCCAGACCTTCGAGATCGAGACCGGAAAATCGACCTGGCTGCTGGGGCTGGCGGGGATAACCGAGGGCGCCATTCCGATGGCCATCGAAGATCCGATCCGGGTGATCGGCTCCTTCCTCGCAGGCTCGGTGGTCACTGGCGCCATGGTGGGGGCCATGGGGATTGGTCTCTCCACCCCGGGGGCCGGCATCTTCTCCCTGTTCCTGCTCCACGATGGCGGCCACGGCGCCCTGATGGCTGCCGCCGTCTGGCTCGGTGCGGCGCTGGTGGGCACCCTTATCTCCACTGTGGTGCTGATCGGCTGGCGCCGTCACGCCATGCAGCGCGGCTCCTATCAGGTGGTCGCCGCAGAGTAAGGCTCATCTTCACCACCGTTTTTTCAACAGACTATTTTTCCGCACGGCAGGCAAGGGCCGCCGTGCGTCAGCAAAGGATCATTGTCATGACAGTTTCACGAGTTCACATCACGCCGCACATGCACTGGGATCGGGAGTGGTACTTCACCACCGAGGAGTCCCGCATCCTGCTGGTCAACAATATGGCGGAGATCCTGGCGCGGCTTGAATCCGACCCAGACTACAAGTTCTATGTGCTGGACGGCCAGACTGCGGTGCTGGAGGATTACTTCGCCATCCAGCCCGAGAACAAGGCCCGGGTGAAGGCACTGGTGGAAGCGGGCAAACTCATCATTGGCCCCTGGTACACCCAGACCGACACCATGCAGGTGAGCGGGGAATCCATCCTGCGCAACCTGCTCTACGGGATGCGCGACTGCCTTAGCCTTGGCGAGCCGATGAAGATCGGTTACCTGCCCGACTCGTTCGGCATGTCCTCCCAACTGCCCCACATCTTCAACGGCTTCGGGATTGACCGTGCCATGTTCTGGCGCGGCTGCTCCGAGCGCCACGGTACCGACAAGACCGAGTTCCTCTGGCAGAGCAACGATGGCAGCGAGGTGACCGCCCAGGTGCTACCACTTGGCTACGCCATCGGCAAGTACCTGCCGGAAGATGAGGCAGGTCTGCGCAAGCGGCTCGAATCCTACTTCGAGGTGCTGGAGAAGGCCTCGGTGACCCAGGATATCCTGCTGCCCAACGGCCACGACCAGATGCCGCTGCAACAGAACATCTTCGCCATCATCGACAAGCTGCGGGAGATCTACCCCCAGCGTGAATTCCACATGAGCCGCTTCGAGCAGGTCTTCGAGCGCATCGAGGCGTGCCGCGACCAGCTGGCCACCCTCAAGGGGGAGTTCAACGACGGCAAATATATGCGGGTACACCGCACCATCTCCTCCACCCGGATGGACATCAAGCTGGCCCATGCCGCCATCGAGAACAAGATCGTCAACATCCTCGAACCGCTGGCGAGCATCGCCTGGGCGCTCGGCTTTGAGTACCACCACGGGCTATTGGAGAAGATGTGGAAGGAGATCATGAAGAACCACGCCCATGAC includes:
- a CDS encoding ExbD/TolR family protein, yielding MAFGSLPGDEDEQPLSEINMIPMIDVMLVLLIVFMITAPLLTNAVKLDLPKASSQLNQPKPEAITLSIDSAGKTYWNEQEVDETALLARMESASKAPGELPEIQLRIDRRVEYGTIANVMAAASRHGLHKIALVSQPQNE
- the xseA gene encoding exodeoxyribonuclease VII large subunit, coding for MNRFTPSSATNGREQQVFTVTRLNSAVRMILEQDLGLVWLTGELSNLAMPSSGHWYFSLKDMSAQVRCAMFKGNNRRVAFRPQDGMQVLVQARVSLYEPRGDYQLIIESMQPAGDGVLALRFEELKRRLGAEGLFDEGRKRPLPREPRAVGLVTSATGAALHDMLTVLKRRAPDLPVFIYPTQVQGSAAISQIVAAIAKANQRAEVNVLIVGRGGGSLEDLWCFNEEAVARAIAHSAIPVVSAVGHEVDVTISDFAADLRAPTPSAAAELVAPDQSARAQRLVHLKQRLLQAMSRQQTAARHDFILLQKRLDHQDPKRRLEQQSQRLDELSTRLQQLLRQRLHQGERRLANLELRLQGKSPERLLAAGKRRHQLAEERLHALIAKRQDLASHRLAMLTARLDGVSPLATLGRGYSITRTARGEVISRADQVSSGDQLVTTLAQGSLQVRVEEVIKDSAQ
- a CDS encoding MotA/TolQ/ExbB proton channel family protein, producing the protein MDPEIANNGMGLAHLLTQNSGVGLLPFVLLVLMSLGTCYFALLKLWFAWRERRLGKQFVEQFWQHENVQQMEQRLAKEIPQDAYSRLTNAALIAIGQLERADARPRSLGLGSPDEYLLRALRQGLAQEKIRLEQGLAFLASVGSAAPFIGLFGTVWGIYHALLAIGAAGQSSLDKVAGPVGEALIMTGFGLAVALPAVLVYNFFVRRNRLKMAELDAFAHDLFALLLTGFEPAASNVTRLAQRSAKTGGQ
- the mngA gene encoding PTS 2-O-a-mannosyl-D-glycerate transporter subunit IIABC, which produces MNLTSLTGPHLITLQTRFADRDAAIHALADRLDQAGKLHDKAAFLAAVMAREAQGPTALGEGLAVPHGKCDAVREAAFAVATLSEELGWEGIDGPEPVNLIFMLAIPTDQAGSTHMQLLTTLTTALVDDDTREAVLAAQSAEQLMALLDGEGDSNKQPAKEDNLDTNKPTVVCVTACPAGIAHTYMAAEYLEKAGRKLGIRVLVEKQGANGIEDRLPQEALDAAVACIFAAEVAIKEQERFAGIPRIETPVAEPIRHAERILNDALEAAKAGRTAPTPNPSQSDAPTGKKVSLKTELKQALLSGISFAVPLIVAGGTVLAVSVLLAQIFGLQHLFDTENSWLWMYRKLGGGMLGTLMVPVLAAYTAYSLADKPALGPGFAAGLAANMIGSGFLGGVVGGLIAGYLMRWVKQHVRLSPNFNGFLTFYLYPVIGTLVAGSLMLFVIGQPVAWLNNSLTEWLNGLSGTNALVLGALLGFMCSFDLGGPVNKAAYAFCLGAMANGVYGPYAIFGAVKMVSAFTVTASTLLAPRLFQTFEIETGKSTWLLGLAGITEGAIPMAIEDPIRVIGSFLAGSVVTGAMVGAMGIGLSTPGAGIFSLFLLHDGGHGALMAAAVWLGAALVGTLISTVVLIGWRRHAMQRGSYQVVAAE
- a CDS encoding GntR family transcriptional regulator, with the protein product MSKKPMYRQIADTIQQWIAQGELAPGDALPTEAELREQFGVSRVTVRQALKQLTELNVIESIQGSGSYVRQEKVNYDIYQLTSLYEKVTDPAAETHSDILAFEVIKASSELADRLNLVEGALVYYVKRVRFIRQIAVTLEETWMPLALFPDLSYAVMQGSKYHYIEEVKQLVIDRSEQEIIPVLPSAQVVEALGIDPAKPIIEKVSRGFLQDGTVFEFSRNFFKSDDYKFTLVARRAKG